One Artemia franciscana chromosome 7, ASM3288406v1, whole genome shotgun sequence DNA segment encodes these proteins:
- the LOC136029628 gene encoding triadin-like → MDYWNIRYDEWITRSRIAQNLTWTPNRKRVPIPIARSDWANRRGRSSLGRSPQPSSRTGTPSSITSSISCQSTVEKPRKDESPKIKDDRKDETGSGLSDSSDDDSNLSGSDSDSDTLIMDEPPTIEFDLRKIHADLKLTPTKVVRNDSDADVKKVQVEEKRISPPVKAEEAKPSVLTTSTPESVTKDPPGSLVTRASPRRGPIRKKLLEEAHTPGPTLNTSVKSDFSDVYEFSEPEPFALEMRTKKISSPIYDERNVERKMSLGQHESEKFKQGPLRLGLCSVQRPEPQKEARQAIRIDYIQKDVRTLSARNEGRKTVDSREAPGQPLHTSAFAKVQSFKTEVKTEPEKPPTSQPASDPCIDSILPPSLRSGPEKSKTKTSPIVDVRVKVESEANEEIMPTVTKFKIDPPTVATSAPLEVQGSINQTIKGEEPSLKEKTPKIEQEIICEPENTNIQDTIPTTVGCEAAKVKENKPNV, encoded by the exons ATGGATTA ctggaatATTCGATATGATGAATGGATTACCCGAAGCAGAATTGCTCAAAATCTAACATGGACTCCCAACCGAAAGAGAGTACCAATACCAATAGCCCGATCTGATTGGGCCAATCGACGAGGTCGATCTTCGCTCGGTCGTTCACCACAACCTAGTTCACGTACTGGGACACCAAGCAGCATCACTTCCTCTATAAGTTGTCAGTCGACTGTTGAGAAACCAAGAAAAGATGAATCGCCGAAGATAAAAGATGATAGAAAGGACGAAACTGGATCTG GTTTGTCAGATTCGTCTGATGATGACTCGAACCTCAGTGGCTCTGATTCCGACTCGGATACCTTAATCATGGATGAGCCACCCACAATTGAGTTTGACTTGAGGAAAATTCATGCTGATCTGAAACTGACGCCAACAAAAGTTGTAAGGAACGATTCGGATGCTGATGTAAAGAAGGTACaagtagaagaaaaaagaatctcACCCCCCGTTAAAGCTGAAGAGGCGAAGCCTTCTGTTCTCACTACATCAACCCCTGAATCTGTAACGAAAGATCCTCCTGGGTCACTGGTTACAAGAGCCAGTCCTAGACGTGGTCCTATTAGGAAGAAGcttttagaagaggctcatacCCCTGGTCCAACCCTTAACACTTCCGTTAAATCTGATTTCAGTGACGTTTATGAATTCAGTGAACCTGAGCCGTTTGCACTTGAAATGCGTACCAAAAAAATCTCATCACCTATCTATGACGAAAGAAATGTTGAACGAAAGATGAGCCTTGGACAGCATGAATCGGAAA AATTTAAGCAAGGCCCTTTAAGATTGGGACTGTGCTCAGTACAAAGGCCTGAGCCACAGAAAGAAGCAAGGCAAGCCATTCGTATagattatattcagaaagacgTTCGTACGTTATCTGCTCGCAATGAAGGGAGGAAAACTGTTGATTCAAGAGAAGCTCCTGGACAGCCTTTACACACTTCAGCCTTTGCTAAGGTTCAATCTTTTAAAACTGAAGTGAAAACAGAGCCTGAGAAGCCACCTACTTCACAGCCTGCTTCCGATCCCTGTATTGATTCGATTTTGCCTCCGAGTTTGAGATCTGGGccagaaaaaagcaaaacaaaaacatcGCCTATCGTAGATGTAAGGGTTAAAGTTGAATCGGAAGCCAATGAAGAAATCATGCCCACcgttacaaaattcaaaatagatcCGCCAACAGTCGCAACTAGTGCTCCATTAGAAGTTCAAGGCTCTATTAATCAGACCATCAAAGGTGAAGAACCCAGTTTAAAAGAGAAAACTCCAAAAATTGAACAAGAAATTATCTGTGAACCAGAAAACACTAATATCCAAGATACTATACCAACGACTGTTGGCTGTGAAGCTGCCAAAGTAAAAGAGAATAAGCCTAATGTTTAG